Proteins encoded in a region of the Raphanus sativus cultivar WK10039 chromosome 8, ASM80110v3, whole genome shotgun sequence genome:
- the LOC108840042 gene encoding zinc finger protein ZAT9 has product MQKHKCKLCSKSFCNGRALGGHMKSHLVSSHTPTRKKLGDSVHSPSSSSSDGKTLVYGLRENPRKSSRVFIPDPESSTVYNSETETEPESVKRGRAEVSKKKRSKKRVSGKKQKTSHVNSSESQEPASSVSDGSPEQELAMCLMMLSRDTRELKKHVFAAEETKPEKIHFPELRRCVIDLNLPPPQESDIIVTVVSAI; this is encoded by the coding sequence ATGCAGAAGCACAAATGCAAGCTCTGTTCCAAGAGTTTCTGTAATGGCAGAGCTCTTGGTGGTCACATGAAGTCCCACTTGGTCTCATCACACACTCCCACTCGGAAGAAACTCGGTGACTCGGTTCAttctccttcctcttcctcctcagACGGTAAAACTCTGGTCTACGGGCTGCGAGAGAACCCGAGGAAGAGTTCTCGGGTCTTTATCCCGGATCCTGAGTCTTCCACCGTTTACAACAGCGAGACCGAGACCGAACCTGAGTCTGTAAAAAGAGGCAGAGCAGAGGTTTCCAAGAAGAAAAGGAGTAAGAAGAGAGTGTCTGGAAAGAAACAGAAGACGAGTCATGTTAACTCGAGCGAGTCTCAAGAACCGGCGAGTTCTGTCTCCGACGGTTCTCCGGAACAGGAGTTAGCCATGTGTTTGATGATGCTATCTAGAGATACAAGGGAACTGAAGAAACATGTTTTTGCAGCTGAAGAGACTAAGCCGGAAAAGATACATTTCCCGGAGCTCCGCCGCTGTGTGATAGATCTGAATCTTCCTCCGCCGCAAGAAAGCGATATTATTGTCACCGTAGTTTCAGCCATATAA